The Leptospira venezuelensis genome contains a region encoding:
- a CDS encoding PP2C family protein-serine/threonine phosphatase: MKLRYYAITDKGNFRSHNEDSFLSVDSLVCGQTHGESETVRELDTEEFSGLFALADGLGGHEAGEIASRVALEKLAWMEKAIRPIEELPSSGWKNLIRKINNEVNAYGESIGKPKMGTTLVGCLLGKRKSWIFNVGDSRLYHLTKNGLSKVTVDHNIGEELGSSYGRNLLTSCIGGGTKSIEVDTFDYSGKLSPGDFILICTDGLTEVLNIDQIEKIMRDHEDLRETCRILSEEANLRLTRDNHTIVIIKIDSI, encoded by the coding sequence ATGAAACTCCGGTATTATGCAATCACGGACAAAGGAAACTTTCGCTCTCATAACGAAGATTCTTTTTTATCCGTAGATAGTTTGGTATGCGGCCAAACTCATGGAGAATCAGAAACAGTCCGCGAATTAGACACCGAGGAATTTTCCGGGCTGTTCGCTTTGGCAGATGGTTTAGGCGGACATGAAGCCGGCGAGATCGCAAGTAGAGTTGCATTAGAAAAACTTGCTTGGATGGAGAAAGCGATTCGCCCTATCGAAGAGTTACCTTCTTCCGGCTGGAAAAATTTAATCCGCAAAATTAATAATGAAGTAAACGCTTACGGAGAATCCATAGGAAAACCAAAAATGGGAACCACCTTGGTCGGTTGTCTTTTGGGAAAAAGAAAATCCTGGATCTTCAATGTAGGGGACAGCCGTCTTTATCATCTTACTAAAAATGGACTTAGTAAAGTAACAGTAGATCATAATATTGGAGAAGAGCTCGGTTCCAGTTATGGCCGAAACCTTCTGACAAGTTGTATAGGTGGCGGGACTAAAAGTATAGAAGTTGATACATTTGATTATTCTGGAAAATTATCTCCGGGAGATTTTATACTGATTTGCACAGATGGTCTTACTGAAGTCCTAAACATAGACCAAATCGAAAAGATTATGAGAGACCATGAGGATCTAAGAGAAACTTGTAGGATCCTTTCTGAAGAGGCGAATCTAAGGCTGACAAGAGACAATCACACAATTGTGATCATCAAAATAGATTCGATTTAA
- a CDS encoding ABC transporter ATP-binding protein: MILRINNLSRHYGSTKAVNAISFDINQSDYVAIVGPSGSGKTTLLSMITGMLSSSSGEIYFDTLKLSSMTKGELARFRAKNIGLIFQFSELVSHLTVEENILLPALLVGKFEEQEYREKCEYLISSLNLHTIRNQLPSSLSGGQIQMTAIARALINEPEMLLADEPSGDLDPENSELVRKLLSDFNSRGLTILLVTHDMNLAFDAKTIYEMREGSFTRVVK; this comes from the coding sequence ATGATCCTAAGGATTAATAATCTCTCCAGGCATTATGGTTCCACCAAGGCAGTCAACGCGATCTCCTTCGATATCAATCAATCCGACTATGTCGCGATCGTAGGACCCTCCGGTTCCGGAAAAACCACATTACTTTCCATGATCACTGGTATGTTATCCAGTAGTTCCGGAGAAATTTACTTCGACACTTTAAAACTTTCCTCCATGACTAAAGGGGAACTCGCCAGATTCAGAGCAAAAAACATAGGATTGATCTTCCAATTTTCAGAATTGGTTTCTCACCTAACTGTAGAAGAAAATATTCTTCTTCCTGCATTACTCGTTGGAAAATTCGAAGAACAAGAATACAGAGAAAAATGTGAATATCTAATCTCCAGTTTGAATCTTCATACGATAAGAAACCAACTTCCGAGCAGTCTTTCCGGAGGACAGATCCAGATGACTGCAATCGCCAGAGCACTTATCAATGAACCTGAAATGCTTCTTGCTGACGAACCTTCCGGTGACTTGGATCCAGAAAATAGTGAATTAGTACGTAAACTTCTCTCAGACTTTAATTCCAGAGGACTCACAATCCTGCTTGTGACCCACGATATGAATCTTGCATTCGATGCTAAGACGATCTACGAAATGAGAGAAGGAAGTTTTACCAGAGTCGTTAAATGA
- a CDS encoding beta-ketoacyl-[acyl-carrier-protein] synthase family protein, translated as MDKSKNGKNSRVVITGIGVILPNTFSVEDFWTNLSEGRSQLDFITRFPTENFPIKVAGEMNTFDYKKHLPDLSDKYSKNYNTETLALMSAMEEANKDAGITKGDLHPSKVGFIDSSSRASMAWWDFAWRKYLEEKDHNVFDRYSVLTSMASNPTNLTAINANIQGFVTTVSAACVGGHHAISLCYQAIRKGRAEVMYAGGHEFPILQPLMMMYSDPMSRVMSLEKDNPKKGIRPYDINRDGFLLGEGAVVLVMERLDRALQRGAKIYSEVLGTYSYNEADHAMRMDLTGKKATTGLRHLMKISGLRLGDIDYFCGHGTATHNNDLAESRAIGHLYEGRPKFHWAPVGSIKPIFGHTFGAAGIINVAATSLMLKNQTLCPTINLENPDPECDHDHVAEGARKAKIRYAISMAFAIGSQSSFVSLAAPEF; from the coding sequence ATGGATAAATCTAAAAACGGAAAAAACTCCCGAGTAGTGATCACCGGTATCGGGGTCATTCTTCCGAACACTTTTTCAGTAGAAGACTTTTGGACCAATCTTTCAGAGGGAAGATCCCAACTCGATTTTATCACACGTTTTCCTACAGAAAACTTCCCCATCAAGGTTGCAGGGGAGATGAATACTTTCGATTACAAAAAACATCTACCCGATCTGAGCGATAAATACTCTAAAAACTATAATACAGAAACTCTCGCATTAATGTCAGCAATGGAAGAAGCCAATAAGGATGCAGGCATCACTAAAGGTGATCTTCATCCTAGCAAAGTTGGTTTTATAGATTCTTCTTCCAGAGCTTCTATGGCCTGGTGGGATTTTGCCTGGAGAAAATATTTGGAAGAAAAGGATCATAACGTGTTTGATCGCTATTCTGTCCTCACTTCTATGGCTTCCAATCCCACGAACCTGACCGCGATTAATGCAAATATCCAAGGTTTTGTAACAACTGTATCGGCCGCCTGTGTGGGAGGCCATCATGCCATCAGTTTGTGTTATCAAGCTATCCGTAAAGGTAGAGCAGAAGTAATGTATGCTGGCGGTCATGAATTTCCCATACTGCAACCTTTAATGATGATGTACTCTGATCCTATGAGCAGGGTAATGTCTTTGGAAAAAGATAATCCTAAAAAAGGGATTCGTCCTTATGATATAAACAGAGACGGATTTTTATTGGGGGAAGGTGCGGTCGTTCTTGTAATGGAAAGGTTAGACAGAGCATTACAAAGAGGCGCCAAAATTTATTCAGAAGTTTTGGGAACTTATAGTTATAACGAAGCAGATCACGCCATGAGAATGGACTTAACCGGCAAAAAAGCCACCACTGGTCTCAGGCATTTGATGAAAATCAGTGGGCTTCGTTTAGGAGATATTGATTATTTCTGTGGGCATGGAACAGCAACACATAATAATGATTTAGCGGAAAGTCGTGCGATCGGTCACTTGTATGAGGGTCGTCCTAAATTTCATTGGGCACCTGTTGGTTCTATCAAACCTATATTCGGTCATACATTCGGAGCAGCGGGAATTATCAATGTCGCTGCAACCTCTCTTATGTTGAAAAATCAGACCCTATGTCCAACAATCAATCTGGAGAATCCAGATCCTGAATGCGATCATGATCATGTGGCAGAAGGGGCGAGAAAGGCAAAAATCAGATATGCAATTTCCATGGCGTTTGCGATCGGAAGCCAATCTTCATTCGTAAGTTTGGCAGCTCCGGAGTTTTGA
- a CDS encoding TolC family protein → MQDFQSGHEQDLLDKTSYSKKRSWILLSVFAASSFLFPFGTLVFPETIPFETTSEDKKGSTVNKPNQTTPLTNTSASVSPTAGKVIDWDVDRLTEYAISNNPLYLSEKQNMGIERGRVITASLYRNPVIQFQQQFIGGTPNSQGGSPETAPGMYQEVDVYGVVPLRTRVAKKSFEASIQDFRNFDRIFRMRLRQNYWAFVFLTLLVDTNKEFYENYSDLLELTKFRVQKGDISPLEFERLELERIQVEKFYRDAIVRRQVIEKDLRILSGLSEEEGVFAFKVDSMKFRPLEEMGLHLKEDFPSIERPDLTALEQRLQEKKMNIELQRRESYGWLQLGGEWRVKGGENYGGVFASIPIPLNDRGQGKVYSAKEEYRKFELALDAKKREIMAEIEAAKKELLAREELLTKYERINLLQKNKQLEEKSRIAYVRGASDQVTFLQAEKNYLTILREYYDLLYLYFNAVENYKAATGKIAEISSANKAQGE, encoded by the coding sequence ATGCAAGACTTCCAATCGGGACACGAACAAGATCTACTCGATAAGACTTCCTATAGTAAGAAAAGAAGTTGGATCCTTCTTTCTGTTTTCGCTGCTTCTTCCTTCTTATTTCCTTTCGGGACACTCGTATTTCCGGAAACGATCCCTTTCGAAACAACTAGCGAAGATAAAAAGGGAAGCACGGTTAATAAACCGAACCAAACGACTCCATTAACTAATACTTCCGCAAGTGTAAGTCCAACTGCTGGCAAGGTCATAGACTGGGATGTGGATCGTCTGACCGAATATGCGATCTCAAACAACCCTTTGTATTTATCCGAAAAACAAAATATGGGGATCGAGAGAGGGCGGGTGATCACCGCTTCCTTATACCGAAATCCAGTCATTCAATTCCAACAACAGTTCATTGGAGGAACTCCTAACTCACAAGGTGGAAGTCCGGAAACGGCGCCTGGTATGTACCAAGAAGTGGACGTATATGGAGTTGTTCCTCTAAGAACTAGAGTAGCTAAAAAATCATTCGAAGCCTCCATCCAAGACTTCCGAAATTTTGATCGGATCTTTAGAATGAGACTTCGTCAGAATTATTGGGCATTCGTATTTCTTACTCTTCTAGTAGATACAAACAAAGAATTCTACGAAAACTATAGTGACCTTTTAGAACTTACAAAGTTTAGAGTACAGAAGGGAGACATCTCTCCTTTAGAATTCGAACGCCTTGAATTAGAAAGGATACAGGTAGAAAAATTCTACCGTGACGCGATCGTGCGCAGACAAGTGATCGAAAAAGATCTACGTATCCTTTCCGGATTATCTGAAGAAGAGGGCGTATTCGCATTCAAAGTCGATTCCATGAAGTTCAGACCTTTGGAAGAAATGGGGCTTCATCTAAAAGAAGATTTTCCTTCTATAGAACGTCCAGATCTAACCGCCTTGGAGCAAAGACTTCAAGAGAAGAAGATGAACATAGAACTGCAAAGAAGGGAATCTTACGGCTGGTTGCAGTTAGGTGGAGAATGGAGGGTCAAAGGTGGGGAAAATTATGGAGGAGTATTTGCTTCCATTCCAATTCCTTTGAACGATAGAGGCCAAGGAAAGGTATATTCTGCTAAAGAAGAATATAGAAAATTCGAATTGGCCTTGGATGCAAAAAAAAGAGAAATAATGGCTGAGATAGAAGCCGCTAAAAAAGAACTCTTAGCGAGAGAGGAACTCTTAACCAAATACGAAAGGATCAATCTTCTTCAAAAGAACAAACAATTAGAAGAGAAATCCAGAATTGCATATGTCCGCGGCGCCTCAGATCAAGTAACCTTCCTCCAAGCAGAAAAAAACTACCTCACCATCCTCAGAGAATATTACGACCTACTATATTTATATTTTAATGCGGTAGAAAACTATAAGGCCGCAACCGGAAAAATCGCGGAAATTTCTTCGGCAAACAAGGCGCAGGGAGAATAA
- a CDS encoding LA_2478/LA_2722/LA_4182 family protein, with the protein MKYIKIIMLLSFAGLAFANCSKSPEQKILELGPRFQLAFCSKVIECGKEEIEKIPPKYRNTLPAFLQSQEACVTYFKENFDQAREQRKLKKEEATPEMAQEFEKCVSALEKSTCEVFQKKETKHVGIPGCEGLPKIAQPESP; encoded by the coding sequence ATGAAATATATAAAAATTATAATGTTATTATCTTTTGCAGGTCTTGCTTTCGCTAATTGTTCCAAATCCCCTGAACAGAAAATCCTAGAATTAGGACCCAGATTCCAATTAGCATTTTGTTCTAAGGTAATAGAATGCGGAAAAGAAGAGATCGAAAAGATCCCTCCTAAATATAGAAATACTCTTCCTGCATTTCTACAGTCCCAAGAAGCATGTGTTACTTATTTTAAAGAAAACTTTGATCAGGCAAGGGAACAAAGGAAATTAAAAAAAGAAGAAGCAACGCCTGAAATGGCCCAAGAATTTGAGAAATGTGTTTCTGCCTTAGAAAAATCGACCTGTGAGGTGTTCCAGAAAAAGGAAACAAAACATGTCGGAATTCCTGGCTGCGAAGGTCTTCCTAAAATTGCCCAACCGGAAAGCCCTTAA
- a CDS encoding ROK family protein yields MSSIIGVDIGAQSIKACLTNPSGKIISHSDRKTGPEMDSKHFLSILEEQISELISSSTDQVKGIGIGSPGPIDKENGILISSANLPLLKNVPLVDFLKKKFGIPVYYDNDANCAALGEYWFGEGKTSSNLIVLTLGTGLGGGWVFQGKLFDGYLGNSMEVGHTTIHPGGALCGCGQRGCAEAYFSASGFSSRFLEKTGSKLTDIETLFDLASKHHKEANEILEEGIECLAQLIRNLIHLLNPEHIVLSGGIAKSYSFFGKRLENRVREIIFPIFKEYVKILPGESVTGALGAASLCLDSKT; encoded by the coding sequence ATGAGTTCTATTATAGGCGTGGATATCGGCGCCCAAAGTATAAAAGCCTGTCTTACAAATCCATCCGGCAAGATCATTTCTCATTCAGATCGAAAGACCGGACCAGAAATGGATTCTAAACACTTTTTGTCCATATTGGAAGAACAGATCTCTGAACTCATTTCAAGTTCCACAGATCAAGTAAAAGGTATTGGAATAGGAAGTCCGGGGCCAATAGATAAAGAAAATGGAATATTGATCTCTTCCGCAAATCTTCCCTTATTAAAAAATGTCCCCTTAGTCGATTTTTTAAAGAAGAAGTTCGGTATTCCAGTTTATTATGATAATGATGCAAACTGTGCGGCCCTGGGAGAGTATTGGTTTGGAGAAGGCAAAACTTCTTCCAATCTGATCGTTCTTACACTAGGAACCGGACTAGGCGGCGGATGGGTTTTCCAAGGTAAACTATTCGATGGTTATCTTGGGAATTCAATGGAAGTAGGACATACTACGATTCACCCAGGAGGAGCACTTTGCGGATGCGGCCAACGAGGATGTGCAGAAGCCTACTTCAGTGCCAGCGGATTCTCTTCTCGGTTCTTAGAAAAGACAGGTTCCAAACTTACTGATATAGAAACCCTTTTCGATCTAGCTTCTAAACATCATAAAGAAGCAAACGAGATCTTGGAAGAAGGGATAGAATGTTTAGCGCAACTCATTCGTAATCTAATCCATTTACTAAATCCGGAACATATTGTATTATCTGGAGGTATAGCTAAGTCCTATTCCTTTTTCGGAAAACGACTTGAAAACAGGGTGAGAGAAATCATATTTCCCATATTCAAAGAATACGTAAAGATCCTTCCGGGAGAATCAGTCACTGGCGCCCTGGGAGCAGCAAGTTTATGTTTGGATAGTAAAACATGA
- a CDS encoding lysylphosphatidylglycerol synthase transmembrane domain-containing protein: protein MKKLLLGFGISVLSLGFLFWNLDLSGFTSILERWKPIFLIPFFVAILWGLYLFSWRWYLLLNKKVPFKTALLSAYIGVGANQFLPARGGDIFRLYLCKKGESIGYGNLVSGIFLEKVLDFSFIFCAGLGALFILGVNGSETKILFPLLGIFGIFSALVIVRLFHKDLITFGEFLFSKIGKKEFFTEKLAPQVTELGSFLTFRNVSSYGILTACTWLLGYAIHYTLLQYLVGIHLSPLETVFIMFCGAVGVMVPSAPSGAGVYHASITSGFVLLGRESSEGLVYATTVHLGQMVALGILTAILYVYWSFTEKEK, encoded by the coding sequence TTGAAAAAATTATTACTCGGATTCGGGATCAGTGTTTTATCTCTGGGTTTTCTATTTTGGAACCTAGATCTCTCGGGTTTTACTTCTATTTTAGAAAGATGGAAACCTATCTTCTTAATTCCATTCTTCGTGGCTATTCTTTGGGGATTATATTTATTCTCTTGGAGATGGTATTTATTATTAAATAAAAAAGTTCCTTTCAAGACTGCACTTCTCTCCGCTTATATTGGAGTGGGAGCAAATCAATTCTTACCTGCAAGAGGAGGAGATATTTTTCGTCTCTATCTTTGTAAAAAAGGTGAGAGTATTGGTTATGGAAATTTAGTCAGCGGGATCTTTTTAGAAAAGGTCTTAGACTTCTCCTTTATTTTCTGCGCGGGATTAGGTGCCCTTTTTATTTTAGGAGTAAACGGTTCCGAAACAAAAATTCTATTTCCATTACTTGGGATATTCGGGATCTTCTCCGCACTTGTAATCGTTCGACTATTTCATAAAGATCTCATCACTTTCGGAGAATTTCTATTTTCTAAAATTGGAAAGAAGGAATTCTTTACGGAAAAATTAGCACCTCAAGTAACCGAACTCGGAAGTTTTTTAACTTTTCGTAATGTTTCCAGCTACGGAATTTTGACTGCCTGTACCTGGCTTTTAGGATATGCCATCCATTATACTCTTTTACAATACTTAGTAGGGATCCATTTAAGTCCGTTAGAAACTGTATTTATTATGTTCTGTGGAGCTGTGGGAGTGATGGTACCTTCTGCACCATCAGGTGCGGGGGTATATCACGCATCTATAACATCCGGTTTTGTATTATTAGGCAGAGAAAGTTCAGAAGGTTTGGTATATGCAACCACTGTTCATTTAGGACAGATGGTTGCACTCGGTATCTTAACTGCTATACTCTATGTGTATTGGTCTTTTACAGAAAAAGAAAAATAA
- a CDS encoding efflux RND transporter periplasmic adaptor subunit: protein MKLLFQKYKVLIVLALGITIAFFGFKYLSKKKPEKKITEENKNVFTVPEDVIRRHPLTYVGLKEVSQFEELALPGRITYDPESMAKVGSQVEARIKKVLVKEGDRVSQGSPLAILSSIQLGEVEAAYVKARASLDALKMQADRAKELFEMKVTSAKEYEFATMQYKTARTEVETTRIKLDNYGLTPSEIEGIERGIYVSSNLILRSPINGEVTERKAILGQQVTRNEELFTIANLSHLWVLLDVYEKDLGGVREGAQATIFPLGDENSSVQIQGKVGYVGTVLDNVKRTAKLRIMVSNKGNKLKPGQTVTAKVAGLVVSAGGGKRKMVPLEAVHEIEGKFFVFVPHGEGSFEAVNVIVGDTIEDDIIILGGLPDGSEVVSKGSFVLKSEYLKF from the coding sequence ATGAAACTATTATTCCAAAAATATAAAGTGCTTATCGTCTTAGCCTTGGGGATCACGATCGCGTTTTTCGGGTTCAAATACCTTTCAAAAAAGAAACCTGAAAAAAAGATCACTGAAGAAAACAAAAATGTATTCACAGTTCCGGAAGATGTAATCAGAAGGCATCCGCTTACTTATGTTGGTTTAAAAGAAGTCTCTCAATTCGAAGAACTTGCATTGCCTGGTAGGATTACTTACGATCCGGAAAGTATGGCAAAGGTAGGCTCACAAGTCGAAGCCAGGATAAAAAAAGTTTTGGTCAAAGAAGGAGACAGAGTCAGCCAAGGATCTCCATTAGCAATTTTATCTTCCATCCAATTGGGAGAGGTCGAAGCAGCTTATGTAAAAGCGAGAGCCTCTTTGGACGCATTAAAGATGCAAGCGGATCGTGCTAAGGAACTTTTTGAAATGAAAGTTACTTCTGCAAAAGAATACGAGTTCGCTACAATGCAGTATAAAACTGCAAGAACCGAAGTGGAGACCACTCGTATCAAGTTGGACAATTACGGTCTGACTCCTTCTGAAATAGAAGGAATTGAAAGAGGGATTTATGTTTCATCTAACCTAATCCTAAGAAGTCCTATCAATGGAGAAGTTACCGAAAGAAAAGCAATCCTGGGGCAACAAGTAACTCGTAACGAAGAATTATTCACAATCGCTAACTTAAGTCATCTTTGGGTTTTGTTAGATGTATATGAAAAAGATCTAGGTGGAGTGAGAGAAGGAGCACAGGCGACTATCTTTCCTTTAGGGGATGAAAATAGTAGCGTCCAAATCCAAGGGAAAGTGGGTTATGTAGGAACGGTTTTAGATAACGTAAAACGTACCGCAAAACTCAGGATCATGGTTTCTAATAAAGGAAACAAATTAAAGCCAGGTCAAACTGTGACAGCAAAAGTTGCCGGTCTTGTGGTGAGCGCTGGAGGTGGAAAACGTAAGATGGTCCCTCTAGAAGCAGTTCACGAGATAGAAGGGAAATTTTTCGTATTCGTTCCTCATGGAGAAGGTAGTTTCGAAGCGGTTAACGTAATCGTAGGAGACACGATCGAAGACGATATCATCATCTTAGGCGGGCTTCCTGATGGCTCGGAAGTAGTTTCAAAGGGCTCCTTTGTCCTTAAGAGTGAATACCTTAAGTTTTAA
- a CDS encoding OsmC family protein, which yields MNSEDLKKIQTPLKDKYREAPDSAVYTLKAKGKLGEGISCKVETGRALADAGLHPATGGTGMLACSGDLLLEALVACAGVTLGAVATSIGINIKEASVRAEGDLDFRGTLGVSKEVPVGFKDIRLYFELNSDADQEKIQTLLKLTERYCVVYQTIVSGTKINTEIKNSSTLV from the coding sequence ATGAACTCCGAAGATTTAAAAAAAATACAAACTCCTTTAAAAGACAAATATCGCGAAGCTCCGGACTCAGCGGTTTATACATTAAAAGCAAAAGGTAAATTAGGCGAAGGTATCTCTTGTAAAGTAGAGACGGGTCGGGCCTTGGCAGACGCAGGACTACATCCCGCTACTGGTGGAACTGGTATGCTTGCTTGTTCAGGGGATTTACTTTTAGAAGCTTTGGTCGCCTGTGCTGGTGTAACATTAGGCGCGGTCGCCACTTCTATCGGGATAAATATCAAAGAAGCGTCTGTAAGAGCCGAAGGAGATTTGGATTTTAGGGGAACGTTAGGAGTTTCTAAAGAAGTCCCTGTCGGTTTTAAAGATATTAGATTGTATTTCGAATTAAATTCGGATGCTGATCAAGAAAAGATCCAAACATTATTAAAACTTACTGAGAGATATTGTGTGGTTTACCAAACGATTGTTTCTGGAACAAAGATCAATACAGAGATCAAAAATAGTTCTACTCTTGTGTGA
- a CDS encoding histidine triad nucleotide-binding protein produces the protein MTDSCIFCKLINKEIPAKIIFEDENLLAFHDISPQAPTHVLVIPKKHIVDIDKTNAEDKALLGEILYRATEIARSLGLNKEGFRIVNNMGLLGGQTVFHLHFHILGGRQMKWPPG, from the coding sequence ATGACAGATTCCTGTATATTTTGCAAACTTATCAATAAAGAAATCCCAGCTAAGATCATCTTTGAGGATGAGAATCTATTAGCTTTTCATGATATTTCCCCTCAGGCTCCCACTCATGTTTTAGTTATTCCTAAAAAACATATCGTGGACATAGATAAAACTAACGCAGAGGACAAGGCTCTTCTCGGGGAAATTTTATATAGAGCCACAGAAATCGCAAGATCTCTAGGACTCAATAAAGAAGGTTTCCGAATTGTGAACAATATGGGCCTACTAGGTGGCCAAACGGTATTCCATCTTCATTTTCATATACTCGGTGGAAGACAAATGAAATGGCCTCCTGGCTGA
- a CDS encoding tetratricopeptide repeat protein, which translates to MIFVILVAAGIILIVAAGSFLIQSKKDSFEKALALAAMGNYVDSRILIRDILDSNPSNTRAHFIMAKIYAMEGDYNNEAKHLDRIKKIGSFDKEISEVAVSNRLADIYYQQDLYEEAVFHYSDTLSVDPDNLEACIRIGFMAIGQKEFGIADKFLSRIPDEKIKMPALLLGKGVVAGILRKGDPKFYFQKAFEEDPTSSVGGFLYAVSLSRAGEHDEAIRVANSVVDVVTDEYVRYTLFQFIMLEFILKGNWNEALKHARLCMEIARNNGWKQEMIDSDFHFALVAVHMGRLEDASEYLIEAESERVDDDRIIELANYKYQVETKRLELGKVSKSGFLPEQELGKLFAELFPVERYYEISGLKSSKSFHIKGIIDEEGNKIVIDVNKIGISAMDHYRSLKGVDFKNLCVKVVLALNYTVSREIPNKEGDGVNFQGLNKTDKETRALFKFRKWKDAKISDIFLRDTLGQVKDMALDKAFIIGDADFTEGARRFLADNPSRLSVLYGKDLEELLKKALKSQG; encoded by the coding sequence ATGATCTTTGTAATTCTCGTAGCAGCTGGAATCATCCTGATAGTCGCAGCAGGTTCCTTTCTCATTCAATCCAAAAAGGATTCATTTGAGAAAGCTCTAGCTTTGGCGGCCATGGGAAATTACGTCGACTCTCGAATCCTCATCCGAGATATTTTAGATTCCAATCCATCTAACACCAGGGCTCATTTTATCATGGCGAAAATTTACGCCATGGAGGGCGATTATAATAACGAAGCAAAACATTTAGATCGGATCAAAAAGATTGGAAGCTTCGATAAGGAAATTTCAGAAGTAGCAGTTTCCAATCGTCTCGCAGATATATATTACCAACAAGATTTATATGAAGAAGCGGTATTCCATTATTCGGATACCCTTTCAGTAGACCCGGATAACCTAGAGGCTTGTATCAGAATTGGTTTTATGGCAATCGGTCAGAAAGAATTTGGGATCGCAGATAAATTCCTCTCCAGAATCCCCGATGAGAAGATCAAAATGCCTGCCTTACTTTTAGGAAAAGGTGTGGTCGCAGGGATCTTAAGAAAAGGGGATCCGAAGTTCTATTTCCAAAAAGCATTCGAAGAAGATCCAACATCTTCCGTAGGTGGATTTTTATACGCGGTTTCTTTGTCTAGAGCGGGAGAACACGATGAGGCGATCCGTGTAGCAAACTCTGTGGTAGATGTTGTCACAGATGAGTATGTTCGTTACACATTATTCCAATTCATCATGTTGGAATTTATATTAAAAGGAAATTGGAACGAAGCTCTAAAACATGCCAGGCTTTGTATGGAGATAGCTCGGAATAACGGATGGAAACAGGAGATGATAGACTCTGATTTTCACTTCGCTCTAGTAGCCGTTCATATGGGAAGATTAGAAGACGCCAGCGAATATCTGATCGAAGCGGAATCTGAAAGAGTGGATGACGATCGTATCATTGAACTCGCAAATTATAAATACCAAGTAGAAACCAAAAGATTGGAACTTGGAAAAGTTTCCAAGAGTGGATTTCTTCCAGAGCAAGAGCTTGGAAAATTATTCGCGGAACTATTTCCGGTAGAACGTTATTATGAGATCTCAGGTTTAAAATCTTCCAAGTCCTTCCATATCAAAGGAATCATAGATGAAGAAGGTAATAAGATCGTAATCGACGTGAATAAGATCGGGATCAGTGCCATGGACCATTATAGGTCCTTGAAAGGTGTAGATTTCAAAAACTTATGCGTGAAGGTAGTTCTTGCCCTGAATTATACAGTGAGTAGAGAGATCCCGAACAAGGAAGGTGACGGGGTCAATTTCCAAGGTTTGAACAAAACTGACAAAGAGACCAGAGCACTTTTCAAATTCAGAAAATGGAAGGACGCTAAAATTTCTGATATATTCTTAAGGGATACCTTGGGCCAGGTAAAAGATATGGCATTGGACAAGGCATTCATTATTGGAGATGCGGACTTCACAGAAGGCGCTCGCCGATTTTTAGCGGATAATCCGTCCAGACTTTCTGTGCTCTACGGAAAAGACTTAGAAGAACTTTTAAAAAAGGCACTGAAATCCCAAGGCTAA
- a CDS encoding SiaB family protein kinase: MQLSKQYNILKRTGVALLYKGPFSETTISSLNDLLKEKLEGEKKKNRILTVFVEMAQNVAHYSIERDEKSGIGILVLRRKAHNWELNCGNAITPEQAIFLKSKIEEVKKLSPEELKQRYNEQIRSDRPEKSKGAGLGFFEIARKSDLPLVYQLEEADNGDLFFRLTARFLLEGAYSSGL; encoded by the coding sequence ATGCAGTTATCAAAACAATATAATATTCTTAAAAGGACTGGAGTGGCTCTTCTTTATAAAGGGCCTTTTTCTGAGACTACCATTTCTTCTCTAAATGATCTTCTCAAAGAAAAGTTGGAAGGAGAAAAGAAGAAGAACCGCATCCTCACTGTATTCGTGGAAATGGCACAGAACGTCGCACATTACTCAATAGAAAGAGACGAAAAAAGCGGGATTGGTATTCTAGTTTTAAGAAGAAAGGCCCATAACTGGGAACTCAACTGCGGGAACGCGATCACTCCAGAGCAGGCTATATTCTTAAAAAGTAAAATAGAAGAAGTTAAAAAACTTTCTCCAGAAGAACTCAAACAAAGATATAATGAACAAATCCGCTCTGATAGACCTGAAAAAAGTAAGGGCGCTGGTTTAGGATTTTTCGAGATAGCAAGAAAGTCGGATTTACCTTTGGTATACCAATTAGAGGAGGCGGACAACGGAGATCTTTTCTTCCGATTGACCGCCCGATTTCTGTTAGAAGGCGCCTACTCTTCCGGACTTTAA